One Colius striatus isolate bColStr4 chromosome 7, bColStr4.1.hap1, whole genome shotgun sequence DNA segment encodes these proteins:
- the SV2B gene encoding synaptic vesicle glycoprotein 2B isoform X2, translating to MDDRYRNTNLYQGGREANQISDDYRYQDGNYEGYSPNDGYYRGGDEPAQEEDAQSDVTEGHDEDDEVYEGEYQGIPHPDDIKEKQKKRAPAVDDEYRDRADLMAERMEDEEQLAHQYENIIEECGHGRFQWTLFFVLGLALMADGVEVFVVGFVLPSAEKDMCLSSSNKGMLGLIVYLGMMVGAVLLGGLADKLGRKKCLIISLAINAAFAFLSSFVQGYGFFLFCRLISGLGIGGSLPIVFAYFSEFLSREKRGEHLSWLCMFWMIGGIFASAMAWSIIPHYGWGFSMGTKYHFHSWRVFVLVCSLPCISSLVALKFMPESPRFLLEIGKHDEAWMILKQVHDTNMRAKGEPERVFTVSYIKTPKQVDEFIEIQSSTGTWYQRWLVRITTTLKQVWDNVLYCLTAQYRMNTLMLAVVWFTMALSYYGLIVWFPDMIRYLQEEAYESRVKIFDEEEVSHFTFNFTLENQIHRNGEYKNDKFIGMKFKEVRFEDSLFEDCYFEDVTSTETFFENCTIISTVFYNTGGSMLISAVCCFFLFFGNSESAMIGWQCLFCGASIAAWNALDVITVELYPTDKRATAFGILNGLCKFGAILGNSIFASFVGITKVVPILLASSALVGGGLLALRLPETRDQVLM from the exons ATGGATGATAGATATAGAAACACAAACCTCTACCAAGGGGGCAGAGAGGCAAACCAAATCTCAGATGACTACAGGTACCAGGATGGTAACTACGAAGGGTACTCTCCCAACGACGGCTACTACCGTGGTGGGGATGAGCCTGCTCAGGAAGAAGATGCTCAGAGTGATGTTACAGAAGGCCATGACGAAGATGATGAGGTCTATGAGGGGGAGTACCAAGGGATCCCACACCCAGATGAcattaaagaaaagcagaagaagcGAGCTCCTGCAGTGGATGATGAGTACAGAGACCGTGCTGACCTTATGGCAGAAAGGATGGAGGACGAGGAGCAACTTGCCCACCAGTATGAGAACATCATTGAGGAGTGTGGCCACGGACGCTTCCAGTGGACCCTCTTCTTTGTTTTAGGGTTGGCACTGATGGCAGACGGGGTGGAGGTGTTTGTGGTTGGATTTGTTCTTCCCAGTGCTGAGAAGGACATGTGCTTATCCAGTTCGAACAAAGGGATGCTGG GCTTGATAGTCTACTTAGGAATGATGGTGGGGGCTGTTTTGCTGGGAGGCCTTGCTGATaaactgggaagaaagaaatgccTCATCATATCACTTGCAATCAATGCTGCCTTCGCATTCCTCTCCTCCTTCGTCCAGGGATACggattcttcctcttctgccgCCTTATCTCAGGCCTCGG tatTGGGGGATCCCTCCCCATCGTGTTTGCCTATTTCTCTGAATTCCTATCTCGTGAGAAGAGGGGAGAACACCTGAGCTGGCTTTGCATGTTCTGGATGATTGGTGGCATTTTTGCTTCAGCAATGGCTTGGAGCATCATCCCACATTACG GCTGGGGGTTCAGTATGGGGACCAAGTACCACTTCCATAGCTGGAGAGTCTTTGTACTTGTCTGCTCTCTGCCCTGTATCTCCTCCCTGGTGGCACTGAAGTTCATGCCTGAAAGCCCACGGTTTTTGCTGGAG ataGGTAAACACGATGAAGCCTGGATGATCCTCAAGCAAGTTCATGACACCAACATGCGGGCCAAGGGTGAGCCAGAGAGGGTGTTTACG gTTTCCTATATCAAAACTCCAAAGCAAGTAGATGAATTTATTGAAATCCAGAGTTCAACAGGGACCTGGTACCAGCGGTGGCTGGTCAGAATAACAACTACTTTAAAACAg GTCTGGGACAATGTGCTATATTGTTTAACAGCCCAGTACAGGATGAATACACTGATGCTGGCTGTGGTTTGGTTTACAATGGCCTTAAG TTACTATGGCCTTATTGTCTGGTTCCCTGATATGATCCGGTATCTCCAAGAAGAGGCGTATGAATCCCGAGTGAAGATTTTTGATGAGGAAGAAGTGTCACACTTCACCTTTAACTTCACCTTGGAAAACCAGATCCATAGAAATGGGGAATACAAGAACGATAA ATTTATTGGCATGAAATTCAAGGAAGTGAGATTTGAGGATTCATTGTTTGAGGACTGCTACTTTGAAGATGTGACATCCACCGAGACCTTCTTTGAAAACTGCACCATCATCTCCACTGTCTTCTATAACACTG GTGGCTCAATGTTGATCTCAGCAgtgtgctgcttcttcctcttttttggCAACAGCGAGTCGGCGATGATCGGCTGGCAGTGCCTCTTCTGCGGGGCCAGCATCGCTGCCTGGAACGCCCTGGATGTGATCACTGTGGAGCTCTACCCCACTGACAAAAG GGCAACAGCCTTTGGCATCCTCAATGGGCTTTGCAAGTTTGGTGCCATCCTGGGGAATTCAATCTTTGCCTCCTTTGT
- the SV2B gene encoding synaptic vesicle glycoprotein 2B isoform X1 has protein sequence MDDRYRNTNLYQGGREANQISDDYRYQDGNYEGYSPNDGYYRGGDEPAQEEDAQSDVTEGHDEDDEVYEGEYQGIPHPDDIKEKQKKRAPAVDDEYRDRADLMAERMEDEEQLAHQYENIIEECGHGRFQWTLFFVLGLALMADGVEVFVVGFVLPSAEKDMCLSSSNKGMLGLIVYLGMMVGAVLLGGLADKLGRKKCLIISLAINAAFAFLSSFVQGYGFFLFCRLISGLGIGGSLPIVFAYFSEFLSREKRGEHLSWLCMFWMIGGIFASAMAWSIIPHYGWGFSMGTKYHFHSWRVFVLVCSLPCISSLVALKFMPESPRFLLEIGKHDEAWMILKQVHDTNMRAKGEPERVFTVSYIKTPKQVDEFIEIQSSTGTWYQRWLVRITTTLKQVWDNVLYCLTAQYRMNTLMLAVVWFTMALSYYGLIVWFPDMIRYLQEEAYESRVKIFDEEEVSHFTFNFTLENQIHRNGEYKNDKFIGMKFKEVRFEDSLFEDCYFEDVTSTETFFENCTIISTVFYNTDLYEHKFINCRLINSTFMKEKEGCHLDFEEDNDFLIYLVSFLGSLSVLPGNIISALLMDKIGRIKMIGGSMLISAVCCFFLFFGNSESAMIGWQCLFCGASIAAWNALDVITVELYPTDKRATAFGILNGLCKFGAILGNSIFASFVGITKVVPILLASSALVGGGLLALRLPETRDQVLM, from the exons ATGGATGATAGATATAGAAACACAAACCTCTACCAAGGGGGCAGAGAGGCAAACCAAATCTCAGATGACTACAGGTACCAGGATGGTAACTACGAAGGGTACTCTCCCAACGACGGCTACTACCGTGGTGGGGATGAGCCTGCTCAGGAAGAAGATGCTCAGAGTGATGTTACAGAAGGCCATGACGAAGATGATGAGGTCTATGAGGGGGAGTACCAAGGGATCCCACACCCAGATGAcattaaagaaaagcagaagaagcGAGCTCCTGCAGTGGATGATGAGTACAGAGACCGTGCTGACCTTATGGCAGAAAGGATGGAGGACGAGGAGCAACTTGCCCACCAGTATGAGAACATCATTGAGGAGTGTGGCCACGGACGCTTCCAGTGGACCCTCTTCTTTGTTTTAGGGTTGGCACTGATGGCAGACGGGGTGGAGGTGTTTGTGGTTGGATTTGTTCTTCCCAGTGCTGAGAAGGACATGTGCTTATCCAGTTCGAACAAAGGGATGCTGG GCTTGATAGTCTACTTAGGAATGATGGTGGGGGCTGTTTTGCTGGGAGGCCTTGCTGATaaactgggaagaaagaaatgccTCATCATATCACTTGCAATCAATGCTGCCTTCGCATTCCTCTCCTCCTTCGTCCAGGGATACggattcttcctcttctgccgCCTTATCTCAGGCCTCGG tatTGGGGGATCCCTCCCCATCGTGTTTGCCTATTTCTCTGAATTCCTATCTCGTGAGAAGAGGGGAGAACACCTGAGCTGGCTTTGCATGTTCTGGATGATTGGTGGCATTTTTGCTTCAGCAATGGCTTGGAGCATCATCCCACATTACG GCTGGGGGTTCAGTATGGGGACCAAGTACCACTTCCATAGCTGGAGAGTCTTTGTACTTGTCTGCTCTCTGCCCTGTATCTCCTCCCTGGTGGCACTGAAGTTCATGCCTGAAAGCCCACGGTTTTTGCTGGAG ataGGTAAACACGATGAAGCCTGGATGATCCTCAAGCAAGTTCATGACACCAACATGCGGGCCAAGGGTGAGCCAGAGAGGGTGTTTACG gTTTCCTATATCAAAACTCCAAAGCAAGTAGATGAATTTATTGAAATCCAGAGTTCAACAGGGACCTGGTACCAGCGGTGGCTGGTCAGAATAACAACTACTTTAAAACAg GTCTGGGACAATGTGCTATATTGTTTAACAGCCCAGTACAGGATGAATACACTGATGCTGGCTGTGGTTTGGTTTACAATGGCCTTAAG TTACTATGGCCTTATTGTCTGGTTCCCTGATATGATCCGGTATCTCCAAGAAGAGGCGTATGAATCCCGAGTGAAGATTTTTGATGAGGAAGAAGTGTCACACTTCACCTTTAACTTCACCTTGGAAAACCAGATCCATAGAAATGGGGAATACAAGAACGATAA ATTTATTGGCATGAAATTCAAGGAAGTGAGATTTGAGGATTCATTGTTTGAGGACTGCTACTTTGAAGATGTGACATCCACCGAGACCTTCTTTGAAAACTGCACCATCATCTCCACTGTCTTCTATAACACTG ATCTCTATGAACACAAATTCATCAACTGCAGGCTCATAAACAGCACGTTTatgaaggagaaggaaggctGTCACCTGGACTTTGAGGAGGACAACGATTTCCTTATCTACCTGGTCAGCTTCTTGGGCAGCCTGTCTGTGCTGCCGGGCAACATCATCTCTGCATTACTCATGGACAAAATAGGGAGGATAAAGATGATCG GTGGCTCAATGTTGATCTCAGCAgtgtgctgcttcttcctcttttttggCAACAGCGAGTCGGCGATGATCGGCTGGCAGTGCCTCTTCTGCGGGGCCAGCATCGCTGCCTGGAACGCCCTGGATGTGATCACTGTGGAGCTCTACCCCACTGACAAAAG GGCAACAGCCTTTGGCATCCTCAATGGGCTTTGCAAGTTTGGTGCCATCCTGGGGAATTCAATCTTTGCCTCCTTTGT